The proteins below are encoded in one region of Pseudonocardia sp. DSM 110487:
- a CDS encoding phosphatase PAP2 family protein — protein MRGPIPLPGPRPGLGVAVAVLLGLAAIAGLWAAFTGVGPAMLDAAVLDESVESRTDLLTAAAVAVTHLGSTAAMAVLAIAAGIRLWLTDRRADAVFVIGAMAGAQLTFRGLKELLDRPRPPADGRLVHAVSESLPSGHATTAVVVIGTLVVLAWPGRTAAVRAGMVAAATAWVGAVGLTRIYLGVHWLSDVLAGWLVGGAWLAICVAAWSWWRARVTMSAP, from the coding sequence ATGCGGGGACCGATTCCGCTCCCGGGCCCGCGCCCCGGGCTCGGCGTGGCCGTCGCCGTCCTCCTCGGGCTCGCGGCTATCGCCGGGCTCTGGGCCGCGTTCACCGGCGTCGGCCCGGCCATGCTCGACGCCGCTGTGCTCGACGAGTCGGTCGAGTCCCGCACCGACCTGCTCACCGCGGCGGCCGTCGCCGTCACCCACCTGGGCAGCACGGCCGCGATGGCGGTACTCGCCATCGCGGCCGGCATCCGGCTGTGGCTCACCGACCGGCGCGCCGACGCCGTCTTCGTCATCGGCGCGATGGCCGGCGCGCAGCTCACCTTCCGGGGTCTCAAGGAGCTGCTGGACCGCCCCCGCCCACCTGCGGACGGGCGCTTGGTCCACGCGGTCAGCGAGTCGCTGCCGTCCGGGCACGCCACCACGGCCGTCGTGGTGATCGGCACGCTCGTCGTGCTGGCCTGGCCGGGTCGCACCGCGGCCGTCCGCGCCGGGATGGTGGCCGCCGCCACCGCGTGGGTCGGCGCGGTCGGACTCACCCGCATCTACCTCGGCGTGCACTGGTTGAGCGACGTGCTCGCAGGGTGGCTGGTCGGGGGCGCATGGCTCGCGATCTGCGTCGCCGCCTGGAGCTGGTGGCGCGCGCGGGTAACCATGTCCGCCCCCTGA
- a CDS encoding D-alanyl-D-alanine carboxypeptidase family protein: MLLASLLGALSALTALGAMGRVVLVWERVVGRPQAIVEEMPGPETGPVCPLDARYVDEQPERLPPDTLAAWQRLRAAAGEDGVQLCLNDGKRSRDQQARQFAEAVERFGDAELASRYVLQPDESMHVVGIAVDVQPLASAAWVERNGSAFGWCRRYENEPWHFEYDPAYLTSGCPALLPSATGS, encoded by the coding sequence ATGCTGCTCGCGTCGCTGTTGGGCGCGCTCTCCGCCCTGACGGCGCTGGGCGCGATGGGGCGGGTGGTGCTCGTGTGGGAGCGGGTCGTGGGACGGCCCCAAGCCATCGTCGAGGAGATGCCCGGACCGGAGACCGGTCCCGTCTGCCCCCTCGACGCGCGCTACGTCGACGAGCAGCCCGAACGCCTGCCGCCGGACACGCTCGCCGCGTGGCAGCGGCTACGCGCCGCGGCGGGCGAGGACGGCGTGCAGCTGTGCCTGAACGACGGCAAGCGCAGCCGCGACCAGCAGGCGCGCCAGTTCGCCGAGGCCGTGGAGCGGTTCGGTGACGCGGAGCTGGCCAGCCGGTACGTGCTCCAACCCGACGAGTCGATGCACGTCGTCGGGATCGCGGTGGACGTCCAGCCGCTCGCGTCGGCGGCATGGGTCGAGCGCAACGGCTCCGCATTCGGGTGGTGCCGTCGCTACGAGAACGAGCCGTGGCACTTCGAGTACGACCCGGCCTACCTAACGTCCGGGTGCCCGGCGCTGTTGCCGAGCGCCACCGGTTCCTAG
- the bla gene encoding class A beta-lactamase — protein sequence MERKLRRRAVLGAALLLPLAGCASPTVPPPPPAPPAPEPVRTDRLPELEQRFDARLGVYALDTGTGRELAYRADERFAMCSVFKALAAAAVLHRTPPEYLDRRVRYTEADLIDPSPIAVRHVAEGMTIRELCDAAVRYSDNAAGNLLLADVGGPAGITAFARSLGDGVTRLDRTEPELNTAVPGDERDTTTPRAIAGSFRTLVLGDHLDPSDRTLFTEWLVGNTTGDERIRAGMPAGWRVGDKTGTGSYGTANDVAIVWPPGAAPIALAVLTSRATEDATRDNALLAQAAAVVAQELG from the coding sequence ATCGAGAGAAAGCTTCGTCGCCGCGCCGTGCTGGGTGCGGCACTGCTCCTGCCGCTCGCCGGGTGCGCGTCGCCGACCGTGCCCCCGCCCCCGCCCGCGCCGCCGGCCCCAGAGCCCGTTCGCACGGACCGGCTACCCGAGCTGGAACAGCGCTTCGACGCCCGCCTCGGCGTCTACGCGCTGGACACCGGCACCGGCCGGGAGCTCGCCTACCGCGCCGACGAGCGATTCGCGATGTGCTCGGTGTTCAAGGCGCTGGCCGCGGCCGCGGTGCTGCACCGCACCCCGCCCGAGTACCTCGACAGGCGCGTGCGCTACACCGAGGCCGACCTCATCGACCCCTCGCCGATCGCGGTGCGGCACGTCGCGGAGGGGATGACGATCCGCGAGCTGTGCGACGCCGCCGTCCGCTACAGCGACAACGCCGCCGGCAACCTGCTACTCGCCGACGTCGGGGGCCCGGCCGGCATCACCGCGTTCGCCCGCTCGCTCGGCGACGGTGTCACCAGGCTCGACCGCACCGAGCCGGAGCTGAACACCGCGGTACCCGGCGACGAGCGCGACACCACGACCCCGCGGGCGATCGCGGGGAGCTTCCGGACACTCGTGCTCGGCGACCACCTCGATCCCTCCGATCGCACGCTGTTCACCGAGTGGCTGGTCGGGAACACGACGGGCGACGAGCGCATCCGCGCCGGAATGCCCGCCGGTTGGCGGGTGGGTGACAAGACCGGGACGGGGAGCTACGGCACCGCGAACGACGTGGCGATCGTGTGGCCACCCGGCGCGGCCCCGATCGCGCTCGCGGTGCTGACGTCACGGGCGACCGAGGACGCGACCCGGGACAACGCCCTGCTCGCGCAAGCGGCGGCGGTGGTGGCGCAGGAGCTCGGGTGA
- a CDS encoding LysR family transcriptional regulator, with protein sequence MDLLRHLEFFVAIAEEEHFGHAAARLGIAQPPLSQGLQRLERALGVVLVDRSSRGARLNAAGRDLLPRARALLEDAEDLRRAAGAHGAAPVRIGAVPQLPIRTLAVLVTACSDPPEIVTAPSTELLDALSAGRLDLAIVMHPALLGSLQSGPVHRMATALLVPAGHPAATTPGPVVMRSLRGLALATPPRSNGPAAHDLLLDTLEQRGLVTTPVNAPDDRAALALVAAGRAFAITADPDLDAPGVVRREVAGEPLPLRLRVAWRGHRPAVLDAVLDALP encoded by the coding sequence GTGGATCTCCTCCGGCACCTGGAGTTCTTCGTCGCGATCGCCGAGGAGGAGCACTTCGGGCACGCGGCGGCCCGGCTCGGGATCGCCCAGCCTCCGCTCTCGCAGGGGTTGCAGCGGCTGGAGCGGGCACTCGGCGTGGTGCTCGTCGACCGCAGCTCGCGGGGAGCACGGCTCAACGCCGCTGGCCGCGATCTCCTCCCCCGGGCCCGCGCCTTGCTGGAGGACGCGGAGGACCTGCGCCGCGCGGCGGGCGCGCACGGTGCCGCACCGGTGCGGATCGGCGCCGTACCGCAGCTCCCGATCCGGACGCTCGCCGTGCTCGTCACCGCGTGCAGTGACCCACCGGAGATCGTCACCGCGCCCTCGACCGAGCTCCTCGACGCGCTCTCGGCGGGCCGGCTCGACCTCGCCATCGTCATGCACCCCGCGCTGCTGGGTTCGCTGCAGAGCGGACCGGTCCACCGGATGGCCACCGCGCTGCTCGTCCCCGCAGGCCATCCGGCGGCGACGACACCGGGCCCGGTGGTCATGCGGTCGCTGCGCGGCCTCGCGCTCGCCACTCCCCCACGCTCCAACGGGCCGGCCGCGCACGACCTGCTGCTCGACACCCTGGAGCAGCGCGGTCTCGTCACCACCCCGGTGAACGCGCCGGACGACCGCGCCGCCCTCGCGCTCGTGGCTGCCGGCAGAGCGTTCGCGATCACCGCCGACCCGGATCTCGACGCGCCCGGCGTCGTCCGGCGCGAGGTCGCGGGCGAGCCCCTTCCGCTGCGCCTGCGCGTGGCGTGGCGAGGTCACCGGCCCGCCGTCCTCGACGCAGTGCTGGACGCGCTGCCATGA
- a CDS encoding serine hydrolase, which produces MTHLEREIRRTFADAGVHGRLHAAPIGGPAREVGVDPDEPVVMASVYKLPLLVAFCRRVDAGEIDPRERVTVDPAERTAGPTGLSVMRDPVTMSWRDLACSMISVSDNAAADVLLRRVGLAHVNETLSDLGLERTRVLGGTADVLDSLVADTAASDTAAAFRALTSNDAAPAVRAYDAVLASATTPREMTRLLAAVWSDRAASPRQCRLARELLGAQAWQHRLRSGFPPVGVRVAGKTGTLAAVRNEVGVVQFDGERPVAVAVFTRAARAEELVPRADAVIGQAARLAVTDLRSGRL; this is translated from the coding sequence ATGACCCATCTGGAGCGGGAGATCAGGCGCACCTTCGCCGACGCGGGCGTCCACGGCAGGCTGCACGCCGCGCCGATCGGCGGGCCTGCCCGCGAGGTCGGGGTCGACCCGGACGAGCCGGTGGTCATGGCCTCGGTGTACAAGCTGCCGCTGCTCGTCGCGTTCTGCCGGCGCGTCGACGCCGGCGAGATCGACCCCCGCGAGCGGGTGACCGTCGACCCCGCCGAGCGGACGGCGGGCCCCACCGGCCTGTCCGTCATGCGCGACCCCGTGACGATGTCGTGGCGCGACCTCGCCTGCTCGATGATCTCGGTGTCGGACAACGCGGCGGCCGACGTGCTCCTCCGGCGCGTCGGCCTCGCGCACGTGAACGAGACGCTGAGCGACCTCGGGTTGGAGCGCACGCGCGTGCTCGGCGGCACGGCGGACGTGCTCGACAGCCTCGTGGCGGACACCGCCGCCAGCGACACCGCCGCCGCCTTCCGGGCGCTGACCAGCAACGACGCCGCACCGGCCGTCCGCGCCTACGACGCCGTACTCGCCAGCGCCACCACGCCGCGCGAGATGACCCGGCTGCTCGCCGCCGTCTGGTCCGACCGCGCGGCCTCGCCGCGGCAGTGCCGGCTGGCCCGCGAGCTCCTCGGCGCGCAGGCGTGGCAGCACCGGCTGCGCTCGGGCTTCCCGCCGGTCGGGGTGCGCGTCGCCGGCAAGACCGGCACCCTGGCCGCCGTGCGCAACGAGGTCGGCGTGGTGCAGTTCGACGGCGAGCGCCCGGTCGCGGTTGCGGTGTTCACCCGGGCCGCCCGCGCCGAGGAGCTCGTCCCGCGGGCCGACGCGGTGATCGGCCAGGCCGCCCGCCTGGCCGTCACGGACCTGCGCTCCGGTCGCCTGTGA
- a CDS encoding LysE family translocator yields the protein MTTTFAIAALVLIMMPGPDQALITGNSLRGGRTGGLLTMLGGALGVTMHGGAAALGLSALLVASATAFTALKIVGAGYLLWLAVQMLRSARRPAEADEALAVPQRWSAYVRQGFLSNALNPKVALFFITFLPQFLSTDGGSPRAEALLLSGIFAALFVAWFGLYVAVVDRLGRWLRRPLVKARIQQFTGLVLATVAVRLVTASH from the coding sequence ATGACGACGACGTTCGCGATCGCGGCGCTGGTGCTGATCATGATGCCGGGCCCGGACCAGGCGCTGATCACCGGAAACTCGCTGCGCGGCGGTCGCACGGGTGGGTTGCTGACCATGCTCGGTGGCGCGCTGGGAGTGACGATGCACGGCGGGGCCGCCGCGCTCGGGCTCTCGGCGCTGCTGGTTGCCTCGGCCACGGCGTTCACCGCGCTGAAGATCGTCGGCGCGGGGTACCTGCTCTGGCTCGCCGTCCAGATGCTGCGGTCCGCCCGCCGCCCGGCGGAGGCAGACGAGGCGCTCGCGGTTCCGCAGCGATGGTCGGCCTACGTGCGGCAGGGGTTCCTGTCGAACGCGCTCAACCCGAAGGTGGCGCTGTTCTTCATCACGTTCCTGCCGCAGTTCCTCTCCACCGACGGCGGCTCGCCGCGGGCCGAGGCTCTGCTGCTGTCCGGGATCTTCGCGGCTCTCTTCGTGGCCTGGTTCGGCCTGTACGTCGCCGTCGTCGACCGGCTCGGCCGCTGGCTGCGGCGCCCGCTGGTGAAGGCGCGCATCCAGCAGTTCACCGGGCTGGTGCTGGCCACCGTCGCCGTCCGGCTGGTCACGGCGAGTCACTAG
- a CDS encoding LysR family transcriptional regulator has product MVTLVQLRVIDAVRRHGSVTAAAEELHYTQPSISHHVSRLEAQTGATLLQRVGRGIRLTEAGLLLADRAAEIIGRVDSAAAELSTLTGLHAGRVRLAGFGSVMSSLVPRAVSLLARRHPGLELGLADMHPEDGLRQLRAGHVDVAVIFRYDDMAPEDAGVRLTHLLDDSHFLLTTGGGTSLADHSDGPWIAGCERCRNHLVEICEQAGFSPRLAHTTDDMVVIQSLVAAGVGVTTIPGLALRAHRNPAITATRLGVPPRRIHAATYGAPPDPPATAALVAALVEAAAALSAG; this is encoded by the coding sequence ATGGTCACCCTCGTCCAGCTCCGCGTCATCGACGCCGTCCGGCGGCACGGATCGGTCACCGCGGCCGCCGAGGAGCTGCACTACACCCAACCGTCGATCAGCCACCACGTGTCCCGGCTGGAAGCCCAGACGGGTGCCACGCTGCTCCAACGGGTGGGACGCGGGATCCGGCTCACCGAGGCAGGCCTCCTGCTGGCGGACCGCGCGGCCGAGATCATCGGCAGGGTCGACTCGGCCGCGGCGGAACTGTCCACGCTCACCGGCCTGCACGCGGGGCGCGTGCGGCTGGCCGGCTTCGGCTCCGTGATGAGCTCGCTGGTGCCGCGGGCAGTCTCCCTGCTCGCCCGGCGGCACCCCGGCCTCGAGCTCGGCCTGGCCGACATGCACCCCGAGGACGGGCTGAGGCAGCTGCGCGCGGGTCACGTCGACGTCGCCGTGATCTTCCGGTACGACGACATGGCCCCCGAGGACGCGGGCGTCCGCCTGACCCACCTGCTCGACGACTCGCACTTCCTGCTCACGACCGGCGGCGGGACCAGCCTCGCCGACCACAGCGACGGTCCCTGGATCGCAGGCTGCGAGCGATGCCGCAACCACCTCGTGGAGATCTGCGAACAGGCCGGGTTCTCCCCGCGCCTCGCCCACACCACCGACGACATGGTGGTCATCCAGAGCCTGGTCGCCGCCGGCGTGGGGGTCACCACGATCCCGGGGCTCGCCCTGCGCGCGCACCGCAATCCGGCGATCACCGCCACCCGGCTCGGCGTCCCGCCCCGCCGGATCCACGCGGCCACCTACGGCGCCCCGCCCGACCCTCCGGCGACCGCGGCGCTCGTCGCCGCCCTCGTCGAGGCGGCGGCCGCGCTCAGCGCAGGGTGA
- a CDS encoding virginiamycin B lyase — protein sequence MLTRIAVGEPGAGPYAVAVDAAGVAWITLVHSGQVARLPPAGPPELHDLGNPDSRPSLLALGPDGAAWVTRGGDDRIDRIDGTHRSFPVGGGPYGIALGPDGGVWFTAIGADAVGRLSPDGEVALMPVPGDSGMPAMITAGPDGAMWFTLNRGAALGRVDTAGEITLHPLPDPGCGPVGIAADNDALWFAEIGAGRVGRLVPGEAPREFDLPDRAARPHAVAPDGAGGCWVTLWAASALAHLDERGTVTALHDLGEGEEPHGLAVAPDGAVLVALESGHLVTLR from the coding sequence GTGCTCACCCGAATCGCGGTCGGTGAACCCGGCGCGGGCCCGTACGCCGTCGCCGTCGACGCGGCGGGCGTCGCGTGGATCACACTCGTCCACTCCGGTCAGGTCGCCCGCCTGCCGCCCGCCGGGCCGCCCGAGCTGCACGACCTCGGCAATCCGGACTCCCGGCCGTCGCTGCTCGCGCTCGGGCCGGACGGGGCCGCGTGGGTCACCCGTGGCGGCGACGACCGCATCGATCGCATCGACGGCACCCACCGCAGCTTTCCCGTGGGAGGCGGGCCGTACGGGATCGCGCTCGGGCCCGACGGAGGCGTGTGGTTCACCGCGATCGGGGCGGACGCCGTCGGCAGGCTCTCCCCGGACGGGGAGGTCGCGCTGATGCCGGTGCCGGGTGACAGCGGCATGCCCGCGATGATCACGGCCGGGCCGGACGGCGCGATGTGGTTCACCCTCAACCGGGGAGCCGCCCTCGGGCGGGTCGACACCGCCGGCGAGATCACCCTCCACCCGCTTCCGGACCCCGGGTGTGGGCCCGTCGGGATCGCCGCCGACAACGACGCGCTGTGGTTCGCCGAGATCGGCGCCGGGCGCGTCGGCCGCCTCGTCCCGGGGGAGGCCCCGCGGGAGTTCGACCTGCCCGACCGCGCGGCGCGCCCGCACGCCGTCGCGCCGGACGGCGCCGGTGGGTGCTGGGTCACGCTGTGGGCGGCGAGTGCCCTCGCCCATCTCGACGAACGGGGCACCGTCACCGCGCTGCACGACCTCGGCGAGGGGGAAGAGCCGCACGGACTGGCCGTGGCACCCGACGGCGCGGTGCTCGTCGCGCTCGAGAGCGGGCACCTGGTCACCCTGCGCTGA
- a CDS encoding LysR family transcriptional regulator, whose product MDLDLRKLRYFVAVADRLHFGRAADELHIAQPALSRQIRALEQDLGASLFTRDRHGVALTEAGRQLLDDAGPLLASAHAVRRRVSAAARGSRRLVVGFRAGIPVIPAARAFEARHPDVVVDVQRIESDDQAPMLLDGRIDVGYVRLPIDEAGLRLTPLYTEPRVAVLPAGHRLAGKEQITEADLAGEPLVWHGDTSTQPTRRPHPNAGYLVRGVDETLEHVAAGRGISFLARSATVFYSHPDISFVPIPDLAPDQVCLAVAASRTSPVVDDFFTAAQATAEITAECGNYEMWQLGKAVPIHSTVEQFD is encoded by the coding sequence ATGGATCTGGACCTGCGCAAACTGCGCTACTTCGTCGCCGTGGCCGACCGGTTGCACTTCGGCCGCGCCGCCGATGAGCTGCATATTGCGCAGCCGGCGCTCAGTCGCCAGATTCGCGCGCTGGAGCAGGATCTCGGCGCCTCCCTGTTCACCAGGGATCGCCACGGCGTAGCGCTGACCGAGGCGGGCCGACAACTGCTGGACGACGCCGGTCCGCTGCTCGCCTCCGCGCACGCGGTCCGGCGCCGGGTGTCCGCGGCCGCTCGCGGCAGCCGGCGGCTGGTGGTCGGCTTTCGGGCCGGCATCCCGGTCATCCCGGCGGCGCGGGCGTTCGAGGCCCGGCACCCGGACGTGGTCGTGGACGTGCAGCGGATCGAATCGGACGACCAGGCCCCGATGCTGCTGGACGGCCGCATCGACGTCGGCTATGTGCGGCTGCCCATCGACGAGGCCGGCCTGCGCCTGACTCCGCTGTACACCGAGCCGCGGGTGGCGGTGCTGCCCGCAGGCCACCGATTGGCCGGCAAGGAGCAGATCACCGAGGCCGACCTGGCCGGCGAGCCGCTGGTCTGGCATGGCGACACGAGCACGCAGCCCACCAGGCGCCCGCACCCCAACGCCGGATACCTGGTGCGCGGAGTGGACGAGACGCTCGAGCACGTCGCCGCCGGCCGGGGCATCTCGTTCCTGGCCCGTTCGGCGACCGTGTTCTACTCACATCCGGACATCAGCTTTGTGCCCATCCCGGATCTGGCGCCCGACCAGGTGTGCCTCGCGGTGGCGGCATCGCGCACCTCGCCGGTGGTCGACGACTTCTTCACCGCGGCTCAGGCGACGGCCGAGATCACGGCAGAATGTGGGAACTACGAAATGTGGCAGCTCGGGAAAGCGGTGCCGATTCATAGCACGGTTGAGCAGTTCGACTGA
- a CDS encoding NADPH-dependent F420 reductase: MSSISIIGLGGMTRAIGARAVEGGNAVEVIGRDAAKAKDLAAALGGGATAGTFGTVPAGDLVILAVPYASAVPVVAQYGDALAGKVVIDISNTSNADATGLVTPDGTSGAQEIAKAVPASAYVVKAFNTVFGHILAQGGPLDVLFAGDDARAKASVSAFIKSLGLRPLDAGGLEVARWMEGAGLLMISLARHGVGNFNFSLGVNLPG; the protein is encoded by the coding sequence ATGAGCAGCATCAGCATCATCGGCCTGGGGGGCATGACCCGCGCCATAGGCGCCCGCGCGGTCGAGGGCGGCAACGCCGTCGAGGTCATCGGCCGCGACGCGGCCAAGGCCAAGGACCTGGCCGCCGCGCTCGGCGGCGGCGCCACGGCCGGGACATTCGGCACCGTCCCGGCCGGCGACCTCGTCATCCTCGCCGTGCCGTACGCCAGCGCCGTGCCGGTCGTCGCCCAGTACGGGGACGCGCTGGCCGGCAAGGTCGTCATCGACATCTCCAACACCTCCAACGCCGACGCCACCGGGCTGGTTACCCCTGACGGCACTTCCGGTGCGCAGGAGATCGCCAAGGCTGTACCGGCGAGCGCGTACGTCGTGAAGGCGTTCAACACCGTCTTCGGCCACATCCTGGCCCAGGGCGGCCCGCTGGACGTGCTCTTCGCGGGCGACGACGCGCGGGCCAAGGCGAGCGTGTCGGCGTTCATCAAGAGCCTCGGGCTGCGCCCGCTGGATGCCGGCGGCCTGGAGGTGGCGCGCTGGATGGAAGGGGCCGGCCTGCTGATGATCAGCCTAGCCCGCCATGGCGTAGGGAACTTCAACTTCTCCCTCGGCGTCAACCTTCCCGGCTGA